One genomic window of Leptospira paudalimensis includes the following:
- a CDS encoding elongation factor G-like protein, which yields MNYRTVGIFAHIDSGKTTLTERILFEVGKISAVGTIEDGNTESDQLQEEIERGISIRTTFHVVPWTTSFGTFEIQLIDTPGHIDFRNQVTDLLPAMETAIVILEAGTVVQSQARLVIEELRKAKIPIVFFINKLDRFAEDYLDTLVSLEEILQIAPVSLFQKGENGWEYYLENERVFAKSTKEELLACDEESLLTYWKEENETSELPKRILQKGTGEGKLYPVYGGSAKTGEGVRELLDLVLWTNPKEIKPISHSPLLVLSRRTDPQIGRYAVVCPTMTLPTEEVMEILLFTKETQGQNKIERTIHGEGGTNPTLSFLSAETLDRVGSLTKGKLGFVLANESFQMDPGSPILYLGNVPDPLSSKLPPSELSPFSVVLEPEISSEKEFWLCRLQELIWEDPGYHLELKAETGQIVLFGRGELHLEIGIRRISEKTEKKLSFSSINIAKLELFKKMSHKVALEHRAFEDQKSSGALIAVLEDTADFSKQIAFEVSLPEEVKHSIETSFMEACLHGFYGEEVCGLRLRVLSYEMPPGDLQTTLTLLKVAILAGVKECFPSNTYLVGPLTEIEVMVDANHLGVVLSDLSRRNAKVVSTYEAVAGKSHLKANASAENLLGFSGALRNMTKGIGISWERTAFTSEFYAVLKE from the coding sequence ATGAACTACCGCACAGTTGGCATTTTTGCTCACATCGATTCTGGGAAAACTACCCTCACCGAACGAATCTTATTCGAGGTTGGTAAAATTTCTGCAGTTGGTACCATTGAAGATGGGAACACTGAATCGGACCAACTCCAAGAAGAGATTGAAAGAGGGATCTCCATCCGGACTACATTCCATGTTGTCCCTTGGACTACAAGTTTTGGAACATTTGAAATCCAACTCATCGATACACCTGGTCATATTGATTTTAGAAACCAAGTGACCGACCTTCTCCCCGCAATGGAAACAGCCATTGTCATTTTGGAAGCGGGCACAGTTGTACAATCACAAGCAAGGTTAGTGATTGAAGAGTTACGAAAGGCAAAGATCCCCATCGTTTTTTTCATCAACAAATTGGACAGGTTTGCAGAGGACTACCTCGATACACTTGTTTCCTTGGAAGAGATCTTACAAATCGCTCCTGTTTCCTTATTCCAAAAAGGAGAAAATGGTTGGGAATATTATTTGGAAAACGAAAGAGTTTTTGCCAAAAGCACAAAGGAAGAATTACTCGCATGTGATGAAGAATCACTGTTAACTTACTGGAAGGAAGAAAACGAAACTTCTGAGCTTCCGAAACGTATCTTACAAAAGGGGACAGGGGAGGGGAAACTTTACCCTGTGTATGGTGGTTCCGCCAAAACTGGCGAAGGTGTACGGGAGCTCCTGGATCTTGTGTTGTGGACAAATCCAAAGGAAATAAAACCAATTTCCCATTCTCCTCTCTTAGTTCTTTCTAGGAGGACCGACCCACAAATTGGTCGTTATGCGGTAGTTTGCCCCACGATGACATTACCAACCGAAGAAGTGATGGAGATCCTCCTTTTCACAAAGGAAACACAAGGCCAAAACAAAATTGAAAGAACCATCCACGGGGAAGGGGGAACGAACCCCACTCTCTCCTTTTTATCAGCTGAAACATTGGATCGGGTAGGTTCCCTCACAAAGGGAAAACTTGGATTTGTGTTGGCAAATGAATCTTTCCAAATGGACCCGGGGAGTCCCATTCTTTATCTCGGAAATGTTCCAGATCCTTTATCATCCAAACTCCCACCTTCAGAACTCAGTCCGTTTTCTGTGGTTTTAGAGCCGGAGATTAGTTCCGAAAAAGAGTTTTGGTTATGTCGCTTACAGGAACTCATTTGGGAGGATCCCGGTTACCACCTGGAACTGAAAGCAGAAACGGGACAAATTGTTCTCTTTGGTAGAGGGGAACTCCATTTGGAAATTGGAATCCGAAGGATTTCTGAGAAAACGGAAAAAAAACTCTCATTTAGTTCGATAAACATTGCCAAATTAGAGCTTTTTAAAAAAATGTCTCATAAGGTTGCCCTAGAGCATCGTGCCTTTGAAGACCAAAAGTCAAGCGGCGCGCTCATCGCAGTCCTGGAAGATACTGCCGATTTTTCGAAGCAAATTGCCTTCGAGGTAAGTCTTCCGGAAGAAGTAAAACATTCGATAGAAACGTCCTTTATGGAAGCCTGCTTACACGGGTTTTACGGTGAGGAAGTTTGTGGCCTGAGACTAAGAGTCCTCTCCTATGAGATGCCTCCGGGGGATTTACAAACAACTCTCACATTACTCAAAGTAGCGATACTTGCAGGAGTGAAGGAATGTTTTCCGTCAAACACATATTTGGTTGGTCCACTCACTGAGATCGAAGTGATGGTAGACGCAAACCATTTAGGTGTAGTTCTTTCTGATCTAAGTCGCAGGAACGCAAAGGTGGTATCCACCTATGAGGCTGTGGCAGGGAAGAGTCACTTAAAAGCCAATGCATCGGCAGAAAACCTGCTTGGCTTTTCAGGGGCTCTTAGAAACATGACCAAAGGGATTGGCATTTCTTGGGAAAGGACTGCTTTTACCTCTGAATTTTATGCAGTTCTAAAGGAGTAA